A portion of the Acidobacteriota bacterium genome contains these proteins:
- the uvrC gene encoding excinuclease ABC subunit C (The UvrABC repair system catalyzes the recognition and processing of DNA lesions. UvrC both incises the 5' and 3' sides of the lesion. The N-terminal half is responsible for the 3' incision and the C-terminal half is responsible for the 5' incision), producing the protein MELQQKIRTLPISPGVYMYKNAEGEVIYVGKAKSLRARVRSYLLEAATQDAKTGSLMREAVDVEYIVVENEREALALENNLIKQKKPRFNILLRDDKTYPYIKLTLGDRFPKVFVTRRLKKDGSAYYGPYFPANLAHRTVDLIHRSFLIPSCNIDLSRYHPRPCLQYYIKRCLGPCVKDLTTADRYAEAVRDVQLFLEGRQADLARSLRARMERAAQEQEYESAAKYRDLISTVEDLMERQRMAVVQGDDMDVFGFHYENQMLALNVFHMRGGRILDRRELFWEDLPEFELMWPSEEEEPGGNVQRVPKAEFDPGLFFAALLKQCYIDKQYVPRAILVPVDFNERAALEELLSEKRGSKVEILIPVRGEKRSLIDLAAKNAHQIYDQRFRVMKPSVKAIQEALQDALTLPTLPTRIECFDISHIQGAETVASMVVWEDGQMKKSDYRKFIIRTVEGVDDFASMREVIARRYKRVTSEKRNMPSLVLIDGGIGQLHAAAEALESLEITNQPLASIAKREEIIYVHGQEEDPVVLDRHSPVLHLVQMIRDESHRFAVTFHRKRREIRDRASELLEIPGIGALTTRRLIEHFGSVRAVKEAEPAALSAVVTPAQAAAILQHFRKGEANTLRLRSGRAPVTKAEV; encoded by the coding sequence ATGGAACTACAGCAGAAAATTCGGACTCTTCCCATCAGCCCCGGCGTGTACATGTACAAGAACGCCGAAGGGGAGGTGATCTACGTCGGCAAGGCCAAAAGCCTGCGGGCGAGGGTACGTTCATACCTGCTGGAAGCTGCTACCCAGGATGCAAAAACCGGCTCGCTAATGCGCGAAGCCGTCGACGTCGAGTACATCGTCGTCGAGAACGAGCGCGAGGCGCTGGCTCTTGAGAACAATCTCATTAAGCAGAAGAAGCCGCGTTTCAACATTCTCCTGCGGGATGACAAAACATATCCATACATCAAGCTTACGTTGGGAGACCGTTTCCCAAAGGTTTTCGTGACACGAAGGTTAAAGAAGGATGGCAGCGCTTATTACGGTCCATACTTTCCCGCGAATCTGGCTCACCGGACGGTCGATTTAATTCACCGCAGTTTCCTGATTCCATCATGCAACATCGATCTGTCGCGGTATCATCCGCGTCCCTGCTTGCAGTACTACATCAAGCGCTGTCTTGGTCCTTGTGTGAAGGACTTGACCACAGCTGACCGTTACGCCGAGGCAGTACGCGACGTTCAACTTTTCCTTGAAGGTCGACAGGCTGATCTTGCTCGTTCGCTGCGTGCCCGAATGGAAAGAGCTGCCCAAGAGCAAGAGTATGAGTCTGCTGCTAAATACCGCGACCTGATCAGCACAGTTGAAGATTTGATGGAACGTCAGCGCATGGCGGTGGTTCAGGGTGATGATATGGATGTCTTCGGGTTTCATTATGAGAACCAGATGCTTGCCCTGAACGTCTTTCATATGCGAGGTGGACGCATCCTCGACCGCCGTGAGCTGTTTTGGGAGGACCTGCCCGAATTTGAACTCATGTGGCCTAGCGAGGAGGAGGAACCCGGCGGGAACGTGCAACGAGTACCGAAAGCAGAGTTTGATCCGGGACTCTTTTTCGCGGCCTTGTTAAAGCAGTGCTACATCGATAAGCAATATGTGCCCCGCGCGATCCTTGTGCCGGTGGATTTCAATGAACGTGCAGCTCTCGAAGAGCTGCTTTCGGAGAAGCGCGGTTCCAAAGTGGAGATCCTCATTCCGGTGCGCGGAGAAAAGCGGTCGCTCATCGATCTTGCGGCCAAGAATGCTCACCAGATTTACGATCAGCGCTTCCGCGTAATGAAGCCGTCAGTGAAGGCCATTCAGGAAGCTCTCCAGGACGCACTTACCTTGCCCACACTGCCAACTCGCATCGAGTGCTTCGATATTTCACACATTCAAGGCGCCGAGACAGTCGCATCGATGGTGGTCTGGGAAGACGGGCAGATGAAGAAGTCGGATTATAGAAAATTCATCATCCGCACCGTGGAAGGTGTAGACGATTTCGCTTCGATGCGCGAGGTAATCGCCCGCCGCTACAAGCGCGTAACCAGCGAGAAACGGAACATGCCGAGCTTGGTGCTAATTGACGGCGGCATTGGGCAGCTCCATGCGGCTGCCGAGGCGCTGGAGTCGCTCGAAATCACTAACCAGCCGCTTGCCTCGATTGCTAAGCGGGAAGAAATCATCTACGTGCACGGTCAGGAAGAGGATCCTGTTGTTCTTGATCGCCACTCACCGGTGCTGCATCTCGTACAAATGATTCGTGACGAATCGCATCGATTTGCCGTCACCTTTCATCGCAAACGTCGGGAGATACGCGATCGCGCTTCTGAGCTGCTGGAAATCCCGGGCATTGGTGCACTCACTACTCGCAGGCTCATTGAGCACTTTGGTAGCGTTCGTGCCGTAAAAGAAGCTGAGCCAGCTGCGCTCTCGGCTGTTGTGACGCCCGCACAGGCCGCGGCGATTCTGCAACATTTTCGGAAGGGAGAGGCAAACACCCTTCGGCTCCGCTCAGGACGGGCTCCGGTCACGAAGGCAGAAGTATGA
- a CDS encoding aromatic ring hydroxylase, translating to MPVTEEDVMTALKDCYDPEIPVNIVDLGLIYGVRITPESKPEVPPETRRDVEVEMTLTAPGCPAHTQISQQVKDRIEQLPGVNSATVNVVWSPPWTPERLSQAARQKLGIE from the coding sequence ATGCCGGTAACCGAAGAAGATGTAATGACTGCACTGAAGGACTGCTACGATCCGGAGATCCCTGTCAATATCGTCGATCTTGGCCTTATTTATGGTGTTCGGATTACGCCCGAATCCAAGCCAGAAGTTCCCCCGGAAACGCGGCGTGATGTCGAAGTTGAAATGACACTCACGGCACCAGGATGCCCGGCACACACGCAGATCAGCCAGCAGGTCAAAGATCGGATCGAACAACTTCCAGGCGTGAACTCGGCGACCGTGAACGTTGTGTGGTCTCCGCCGTGGACTCCGGAGCGACTCAGTCAGGCAGCCCGGCAGAAGTTAGGAATCGAGTAG
- a CDS encoding 3-hydroxyacyl-CoA dehydrogenase translates to MAIQISKVAVLGAGTMGSRIAAHFANAGVPSYLLDIVPPGASPAKPGEGSPERDKIVAAGLEGAKKSKPAAFFDPSLARLIKTGNFEDDLKLLADADWIIEAVAENLEIKRTLLKKVEAVRKPSAIVTTNTSGLPVGSIVDGFSEAFRRNWFGTHFFNPPRYMRLLEIIPTPDSDPAAMQAIAQFCDQRLGKAIVQAKDTPNFIANRIGTFSVLNVMRIMQEMGLSIEEVDALTGSAVGWPKSATFRTIDLVGLDILGHVVSNMTKSVKDERSELKLPTFYGQMLERKWLGDKTKQGFYKKSKSATGEEERLALDWRDLEYHPRGKARFQLLEMAKNVDSPAERLKMLVNADPRDKAAQFYWTSLSELWTYAANRIPEISDTIVEIDRAMRTGFNWEMGPFEMWDAAGVASTVERMKNEGRLVAANPEKLLASGKASWYADDKASSSGRSYFDLKTSSYRPLEVPEGVWSVMVAKKCNGVVKKNASTSLVDLGDGVAAIEFHSKMNSLGADIVQFVTQNLKPGSAALNQFDAFVITNDAQHFSVGANIMLLLMAIQESEWDEVDLAIRGFQGMTQAIKFCPKPVVSGPFGMCLGGGTEVSLHAASRQPHAELYMGLVEVGVGLLPGGGGCKEMLLRAIDASTSIRPAGRGESVELMEAMKKNFETIAMAKVSTSAAEARNLGFLSQADVVTMNRERLVTDAKRRALELVKEGYSAPVMRTDVPAPGESILATLKLGVHLMRQGEYISDHEVKIGNKVAEVICGGNITPGMPVSEQYLLDLEREAFKSLCGEKKTQERIQYTLKTGKTLRN, encoded by the coding sequence ATGGCCATCCAAATCAGCAAAGTTGCCGTTTTAGGCGCGGGAACCATGGGCTCCCGCATCGCTGCACATTTCGCCAACGCCGGAGTCCCCAGCTACCTGCTCGACATCGTTCCTCCCGGCGCTTCACCAGCAAAGCCGGGAGAGGGCAGTCCTGAGCGCGACAAGATTGTGGCTGCGGGACTCGAAGGCGCCAAGAAATCGAAGCCTGCCGCCTTCTTCGATCCTTCGCTGGCAAGGCTGATCAAGACCGGCAATTTCGAAGACGATCTCAAACTGCTCGCCGACGCCGATTGGATCATCGAAGCCGTCGCCGAAAACCTCGAGATCAAGCGCACGCTACTCAAGAAAGTCGAAGCTGTACGCAAGCCATCGGCGATCGTGACGACGAACACCAGCGGCCTGCCCGTCGGCAGCATCGTCGACGGTTTCAGCGAGGCATTTCGCCGCAATTGGTTCGGTACGCATTTTTTCAATCCCCCGCGATACATGCGCCTATTGGAGATCATTCCAACTCCCGATTCCGATCCCGCGGCCATGCAAGCAATCGCGCAGTTTTGCGATCAGCGTTTGGGCAAGGCGATCGTTCAGGCCAAGGATACGCCGAACTTCATTGCCAACCGTATTGGCACATTTTCAGTGCTGAACGTGATGCGCATCATGCAGGAGATGGGACTGTCAATTGAAGAGGTTGACGCGCTCACCGGCTCTGCGGTCGGGTGGCCGAAGTCCGCGACCTTCCGCACCATCGACCTGGTTGGTCTCGACATCCTAGGACATGTCGTCAGCAACATGACGAAGAGCGTGAAGGATGAACGCTCCGAGTTGAAACTGCCAACGTTCTACGGGCAGATGCTGGAACGCAAGTGGCTCGGCGACAAAACCAAACAAGGCTTCTACAAGAAGAGCAAATCGGCAACAGGCGAAGAAGAACGCCTCGCACTTGACTGGAGAGACCTCGAATATCACCCACGCGGAAAGGCCAGGTTCCAACTGCTCGAAATGGCCAAGAATGTGGATTCGCCGGCCGAGCGGCTAAAGATGCTTGTGAACGCCGATCCGCGGGATAAAGCCGCGCAGTTCTATTGGACGTCACTCTCGGAGTTGTGGACCTACGCTGCCAATCGCATTCCCGAGATCTCCGACACAATCGTCGAAATTGATCGAGCCATGCGCACTGGCTTCAACTGGGAAATGGGGCCGTTTGAGATGTGGGATGCTGCAGGAGTTGCCTCGACTGTAGAACGGATGAAGAACGAAGGGCGGCTGGTCGCAGCAAATCCGGAAAAGCTTCTGGCAAGCGGCAAGGCCTCCTGGTATGCCGATGACAAGGCTTCATCCTCGGGACGCAGCTACTTCGATCTGAAGACTTCAAGCTATCGCCCGCTGGAAGTGCCCGAAGGCGTCTGGTCAGTGATGGTCGCGAAGAAGTGCAACGGAGTGGTGAAGAAGAACGCTTCCACCTCGCTGGTTGATCTGGGAGACGGAGTCGCTGCCATCGAGTTCCACTCCAAGATGAATTCATTGGGTGCTGACATCGTTCAGTTCGTAACGCAAAACCTGAAGCCGGGCAGCGCGGCATTGAATCAGTTCGACGCCTTCGTCATCACCAACGACGCGCAGCATTTCTCCGTCGGCGCCAATATCATGCTTCTCCTTATGGCGATTCAGGAAAGCGAATGGGATGAGGTTGACCTCGCCATTCGTGGCTTCCAAGGCATGACGCAAGCCATCAAGTTCTGTCCTAAGCCGGTTGTATCTGGTCCATTTGGAATGTGCCTCGGCGGTGGCACAGAGGTCAGCCTGCATGCTGCCTCCCGTCAACCTCATGCCGAACTCTACATGGGCTTGGTCGAGGTCGGAGTCGGACTCCTGCCAGGCGGGGGCGGATGCAAGGAGATGTTGCTGCGCGCGATTGACGCTTCGACCAGCATTCGGCCTGCAGGACGCGGCGAATCCGTGGAACTGATGGAGGCGATGAAGAAGAACTTCGAGACCATTGCCATGGCCAAGGTCTCAACCTCCGCGGCCGAGGCGCGCAACCTAGGCTTCCTCTCTCAAGCCGATGTGGTGACGATGAATCGCGAGAGGCTAGTTACCGATGCGAAGCGTCGTGCACTCGAGCTGGTGAAAGAGGGTTATAGTGCACCCGTGATGCGGACCGATGTGCCGGCTCCCGGAGAAAGCATCCTGGCGACGCTGAAGCTCGGCGTTCATCTAATGAGGCAGGGCGAGTACATCAGCGACCACGAAGTGAAGATCGGGAACAAGGTCGCAGAGGTAATCTGCGGCGGAAATATTACGCCGGGAATGCCGGTCAGTGAGCAGTATTTGTTGGACTTGGAACGGGAAGCGTTTAAATCGCTGTGCGGTGAGAAAAAGACTCAGGAACGTATCCAGTACACGTTGAAAACAGGGAAGACTCTGAGGAATTGA
- a CDS encoding acetyl-CoA C-acyltransferase (Catalyzes the synthesis of acetoacetyl coenzyme A from two molecules of acetyl coenzyme A. It can also act as a thiolase, catalyzing the reverse reaction and generating two-carbon units from the four-carbon product of fatty acid oxidation), with amino-acid sequence MREVVIASAVRTPVGRAYKGGLRATRPDDMAAVAIKGALARVPQLDAKEIEDVILGCAMPEAEQGMNVARIAALRAGLPVESSAMTINRFCSSGLQSIAMAAERIMSGGADVILAGGVESMTMIPMGGNKVSANPWLIENYPDAYLSMGLTAERLAQRFGITREQADEFSLASHQKAMAAIAAGKFNDELVPVTVSFTTPNGSKPKRIDIEFKMDDGPRADTSIEALSALKPAFHAKGTVTAGNSSQMSDGAAAAVVMSVERAQALGIKPLARYVAFATAGYKPEEMGIGPVYAIPKALKIAGLKLDQIDVIELNEAFAAQSLSVIKAGELNSAKVNPNGGAIALGHPLGCTGAKLTASVIRELKRRNGKYGLVTMCVGGGMGAAGIFENLN; translated from the coding sequence ATGCGTGAAGTAGTCATAGCTAGTGCGGTGCGAACGCCAGTTGGCCGAGCCTACAAGGGCGGTCTGCGCGCGACGCGTCCGGACGATATGGCCGCGGTTGCAATCAAGGGCGCTCTCGCTCGAGTGCCGCAACTTGATGCAAAAGAGATCGAAGACGTGATCCTCGGCTGCGCAATGCCTGAGGCAGAGCAGGGAATGAATGTCGCGCGGATTGCAGCGCTGCGAGCAGGGCTTCCGGTTGAATCCTCGGCGATGACAATTAATCGCTTCTGCTCTTCTGGATTGCAGTCCATCGCAATGGCCGCTGAACGCATCATGTCCGGCGGAGCTGATGTGATCCTCGCTGGTGGTGTGGAATCGATGACCATGATTCCCATGGGAGGAAACAAGGTCAGCGCGAATCCCTGGCTCATAGAGAACTATCCCGACGCATACCTTTCCATGGGACTCACGGCCGAACGACTGGCACAGCGCTTCGGAATTACCCGCGAGCAGGCTGATGAATTCTCGTTGGCAAGTCACCAAAAAGCGATGGCGGCGATCGCTGCCGGCAAATTCAACGATGAACTCGTTCCTGTGACGGTGAGTTTCACTACTCCAAACGGCAGCAAACCAAAGCGCATCGACATCGAGTTCAAGATGGACGACGGTCCACGTGCCGATACATCAATCGAAGCGCTCTCGGCGTTGAAGCCAGCCTTCCACGCGAAGGGAACCGTGACCGCCGGTAATTCTTCACAAATGTCAGATGGCGCAGCGGCTGCCGTCGTCATGTCGGTAGAACGTGCGCAGGCACTTGGCATCAAGCCTTTGGCGCGCTACGTTGCATTTGCGACTGCCGGATACAAGCCGGAAGAGATGGGTATTGGTCCGGTGTATGCAATTCCCAAGGCTCTAAAGATTGCTGGGCTGAAGCTTGATCAGATCGACGTTATCGAACTGAATGAAGCATTTGCTGCGCAGTCGCTGTCTGTGATCAAGGCGGGTGAGCTGAATTCGGCAAAGGTGAATCCGAATGGCGGCGCGATTGCGCTGGGCCATCCGTTAGGTTGTACCGGCGCCAAGCTCACTGCCAGTGTGATCCGCGAGCTGAAACGCCGAAATGGGAAGTACGGACTTGTGACTATGTGTGTCGGCGGAGGGATGGGTGCAGCGGGCATTTTTGAGAACCTAAATTGA
- a CDS encoding acyl-CoA dehydrogenase, translating into MATAAIPKTKIAGGSFLIEDIQPEEVFTPEDFTDEHRQIAQTTEEFALKEIVPNIDKIEHKDFSVSRDLIKKASELGLTSVDIPEEYGGMEMDKVTSAIIADYIAKSGSFSVTWGAHVGIGTLPIVYFGTPEQKQRYLPKLASGEWVGAYALSESSSGSDALNCRTRADLSSDGKHYILNGEKMWITNASFADLYVIFAKVGGEKFSAFVVERTFPGFSVGAEEKKLGIRGSSTCPLILNDCKVPVGNLLGEIGKGHVIAFNILNIGRFKLGAGCVGGARTSLLAGLNYAKQRKAFGKALVDFGLIREKLADVAIGIYVGESLAYRTVGMIDEALRGIDKHSPDASTQIRKGIEEYAVECSILKVWGSEMLDQVVDHVVQIYGGYGFVEEYPAERAYRDSRVNRIFEGTNEINRMIITGWLMKRAMSGQLALMPAIKKLMDEVLSGPSTGEEAEGDLNTERALVANAKKVGLFAAGVASQRYMMELAEQQEVMAALADIIIEVFAMDSVLLRTLKLIQSGGESGSALPIAMTQVYLSEAMAKIEVAARKVVAAASEGDNLRIQTTILRRLLKHDPTNTISLRQQIAARVIDAGKYVIA; encoded by the coding sequence ATGGCAACGGCAGCAATTCCCAAGACGAAAATCGCAGGCGGCAGCTTTCTCATCGAAGATATTCAGCCCGAAGAGGTCTTCACTCCTGAGGACTTCACCGACGAGCATCGCCAGATCGCCCAAACGACCGAAGAGTTTGCGTTGAAAGAGATCGTCCCGAACATCGACAAGATTGAGCACAAAGACTTCTCCGTCAGCCGCGACCTGATCAAGAAAGCCAGTGAGCTTGGCCTGACCTCGGTCGACATTCCCGAGGAGTACGGCGGAATGGAGATGGACAAGGTCACCTCCGCCATTATCGCCGACTATATTGCCAAATCGGGAAGCTTCAGTGTCACCTGGGGCGCTCACGTCGGAATTGGCACACTGCCGATTGTTTATTTCGGAACTCCCGAGCAGAAGCAAAGGTATCTGCCTAAGTTGGCCTCCGGCGAGTGGGTTGGGGCATATGCGTTGTCGGAGTCGTCGTCCGGATCGGATGCGCTCAACTGTCGCACGCGCGCCGATCTGTCGTCTGATGGCAAGCATTACATCCTGAACGGCGAGAAGATGTGGATCACGAACGCCTCTTTTGCCGACCTGTACGTAATCTTCGCGAAAGTGGGCGGCGAGAAATTCTCGGCGTTCGTCGTAGAGCGGACCTTTCCTGGATTTTCCGTTGGAGCTGAGGAGAAGAAGCTGGGGATTCGTGGCTCGTCAACCTGTCCACTCATCCTCAACGATTGCAAGGTGCCGGTCGGTAACCTTCTCGGCGAAATCGGCAAGGGACACGTCATCGCCTTCAACATCCTGAACATCGGCCGCTTCAAATTGGGCGCTGGATGCGTCGGTGGAGCGAGAACCTCGCTGCTCGCCGGACTCAACTACGCCAAGCAGCGCAAGGCTTTTGGAAAGGCGCTCGTCGATTTTGGTCTAATCCGCGAAAAGCTCGCCGATGTCGCGATCGGCATTTATGTGGGCGAGTCGCTGGCCTACCGAACCGTCGGCATGATCGACGAGGCATTGCGTGGTATCGATAAGCACAGTCCCGATGCTTCGACGCAAATTCGCAAAGGCATTGAGGAATACGCGGTTGAGTGCTCGATTCTCAAAGTCTGGGGATCGGAGATGCTCGATCAGGTCGTCGACCATGTTGTGCAGATATATGGCGGCTATGGCTTTGTCGAGGAATATCCGGCCGAGCGTGCCTACCGTGATTCGCGTGTGAATCGCATTTTTGAAGGTACGAATGAGATCAACCGCATGATCATTACCGGCTGGCTGATGAAGCGCGCGATGAGCGGGCAGCTCGCGCTCATGCCAGCCATCAAGAAGTTGATGGATGAGGTGCTTTCGGGTCCTTCTACGGGGGAGGAGGCCGAAGGTGACTTGAACACAGAACGGGCGCTGGTAGCGAATGCGAAAAAGGTGGGCCTTTTTGCGGCAGGTGTTGCTTCGCAGCGTTACATGATGGAACTGGCTGAGCAGCAAGAGGTGATGGCGGCTTTAGCAGACATCATCATCGAGGTTTTCGCTATGGACTCGGTGCTGCTGCGCACGCTGAAATTGATCCAGTCGGGTGGCGAGTCCGGTTCCGCTCTGCCGATTGCGATGACTCAGGTGTATCTCTCGGAAGCGATGGCGAAGATTGAAGTGGCAGCACGCAAAGTAGTAGCCGCAGCTTCAGAAGGGGACAATCTTCGAATACAGACTACGATTCTGCGGCGCCTCTTAAAGCACGATCCAACGAACACGATCTCCTTGCGGCAACAGATCGCGGCGAGGGTGATCGATGCTGGGAAATATGTAATCGCTTGA
- a CDS encoding pilus assembly protein PilB, giving the protein MADTALFVGGASDANSEARARDLARRYRREFVDLKNYHIQHELFRTVPVDLMFRYNFVPLEEHGDELTIAISDPSRLMMIDEIGLLLNKRVHTKVATLAQIEEILKKTEQSQRVLDEATEGFTFDVVREDEAGDETISIERLTSEEDISPIIRLVDTTIFTALERRASDIHIETQDDSVLVKYRIDGVLQQAMQPISKEHHSTIISRIKVMSELDIAERRVPQDGRFRVKYKGRLIDFRVSIMPTVHGENAVLRVLDKESMSEKFRKLTLDVVGFDEDDLRHFRRYIKEPYGMVLVTGPTGSGKTTTLYAALNEIKSEEDKIITIEDPVEYQIRGITQIPVNEKKGLTFARGLRSILRHDPDKILVGEIRDTETAQIAIQSALTGHLVFTTVHANNVVDVIGRFLNMGVEAYNFVSALNCILAQRLVRVICDSCKQPVHYTPEQLEASGLDLKEWGNFTFYEGEGCIECAGTGYKGRTAIHELLDLTDRIRELILEKKPTSEVRKAAGEEGMRFLREAALAKIRTNVTTLKEINKVTFIETSR; this is encoded by the coding sequence ATGGCAGATACAGCATTATTTGTTGGCGGCGCGTCAGATGCGAATTCTGAAGCGCGCGCGCGCGATTTAGCCCGACGCTACCGTCGCGAGTTCGTCGATCTGAAGAACTACCACATTCAGCACGAACTCTTCCGTACCGTCCCCGTGGACCTGATGTTCCGCTACAACTTTGTTCCACTCGAGGAACACGGCGACGAGCTCACGATCGCGATCTCAGATCCGAGTCGGCTGATGATGATCGACGAAATTGGCCTGCTGCTGAACAAGCGCGTGCACACCAAGGTCGCAACGCTGGCTCAGATCGAGGAGATTCTCAAGAAGACGGAGCAGTCGCAGCGGGTGCTCGACGAGGCCACCGAGGGGTTCACCTTCGACGTCGTGCGTGAAGATGAAGCCGGCGACGAGACCATCTCCATCGAGCGTCTGACGTCGGAAGAAGACATCAGTCCGATCATTCGCCTCGTGGACACGACGATCTTCACCGCCTTGGAACGTCGCGCAAGTGATATCCACATCGAAACTCAGGACGATTCGGTGCTCGTGAAGTACCGCATCGATGGCGTGCTGCAACAGGCTATGCAGCCGATCTCGAAGGAGCACCACTCGACGATCATCTCGCGCATAAAGGTCATGAGCGAGCTCGATATCGCCGAGCGCCGTGTCCCGCAGGACGGCCGCTTCCGAGTGAAGTACAAGGGACGATTGATAGACTTCCGCGTCTCCATCATGCCCACGGTACATGGTGAGAATGCGGTGCTGCGCGTGCTGGATAAGGAGTCGATGAGCGAGAAGTTTCGCAAGCTCACGCTCGATGTGGTTGGATTTGACGAGGATGACCTCCGCCACTTCCGCCGCTACATCAAAGAGCCTTATGGAATGGTGCTTGTAACGGGCCCAACTGGCTCCGGCAAAACCACGACCCTGTATGCCGCGCTAAACGAAATCAAGAGCGAGGAAGACAAGATCATCACGATTGAAGATCCGGTGGAATACCAGATTCGGGGTATCACCCAAATTCCGGTAAACGAAAAAAAGGGACTTACCTTCGCCCGTGGATTGCGATCGATCTTGCGCCACGATCCCGACAAGATCCTGGTCGGAGAGATTCGCGACACCGAGACCGCGCAGATCGCGATTCAGTCCGCACTGACTGGCCACCTTGTGTTCACGACTGTTCACGCTAACAACGTTGTGGACGTCATCGGGCGCTTTCTCAATATGGGAGTCGAGGCCTATAACTTCGTCTCTGCATTGAACTGCATTCTGGCGCAACGTTTGGTCCGCGTAATCTGCGACTCCTGCAAGCAGCCCGTGCACTACACACCTGAACAGCTCGAGGCCAGCGGTTTGGATCTGAAAGAGTGGGGCAACTTCACTTTTTATGAAGGCGAGGGGTGCATTGAGTGCGCCGGCACTGGATATAAGGGCCGCACCGCCATTCACGAGTTGCTGGATCTTACTGATCGCATTCGTGAACTGATACTGGAGAAGAAACCTACATCTGAGGTGCGCAAGGCTGCGGGCGAAGAAGGAATGCGCTTCCTTCGCGAAGCTGCGCTCGCAAAGATTCGCACCAACGTAACAACGCTCAAAGAGATTAACAAGGTAACCTTCATCGAGACGTCCCGATAG
- a CDS encoding iron-sulfur cluster assembly accessory protein, translating to MATTVQPNIETTPSFPVSLTPTAVAKVKEIMAQQDPMPAGLRIGVVGGGCSGFSYSMNFENAAGIMDKVFSFHELKVFVDATSLMYLQGCVVDYVETLEAAGFKFDNPNVKSTCGCGSSFSV from the coding sequence ATGGCAACTACCGTACAACCCAATATTGAGACTACGCCCAGTTTTCCAGTGAGTCTTACACCTACGGCCGTGGCTAAGGTGAAAGAGATCATGGCGCAGCAGGACCCGATGCCTGCCGGTCTGCGGATCGGAGTTGTGGGTGGAGGCTGCTCTGGTTTCAGCTATTCCATGAACTTCGAAAATGCCGCCGGCATCATGGATAAGGTTTTTAGTTTCCATGAGCTTAAGGTGTTCGTTGATGCCACCTCTCTGATGTACCTCCAAGGATGCGTCGTCGATTATGTGGAGACTCTGGAGGCAGCCGGCTTCAAATTTGACAATCCCAACGTGAAGAGCACGTGTGGCTGCGGATCGTCATTTAGCGTTTAA